One stretch of Campylobacter sp. CCS1377 DNA includes these proteins:
- a CDS encoding carboxymuconolactone decarboxylase family protein — translation MQLKQKAKEIYEELLGGAKKDPLFASDKEFFTNHINFTFGESFAKANLPKEKYFLITLASTLAAGGKMEFKTLLKGAINHDISPIAIKEVIYQATSYVGFIKVRDFLNICNEVFKKLGIKMPLAPQGTTTEENRKEKGREMQNAIFGKENIAKMIESTPKDKAFMNDFLSANCFGDYYTRTGLDLKTRELLTLVYLISLGGAEIQVKAHMQGNLNMGQSREDLLNIIAALTPYIGYPRALNAISILDEILLKKV, via the coding sequence ATGCAATTAAAACAAAAGGCAAAAGAAATTTATGAAGAGCTTTTGGGTGGAGCAAAAAAGGATCCGCTTTTTGCAAGTGATAAGGAGTTTTTTACTAATCACATTAATTTTACTTTTGGTGAAAGCTTTGCAAAGGCAAATTTACCTAAAGAAAAGTATTTTTTAATCACACTTGCTTCTACTTTGGCAGCGGGTGGAAAAATGGAGTTTAAAACTTTACTTAAAGGAGCGATAAATCACGATATAAGCCCCATTGCTATAAAAGAAGTGATTTATCAAGCTACGTCTTATGTAGGCTTTATTAAGGTGCGTGATTTTTTAAATATTTGCAATGAAGTATTTAAAAAATTAGGGATTAAAATGCCTTTAGCACCGCAAGGCACAACCACAGAAGAAAATCGCAAAGAAAAAGGTAGAGAAATGCAAAATGCGATCTTTGGCAAAGAAAATATCGCTAAAATGATAGAATCTACACCAAAAGATAAAGCCTTTATGAATGATTTTTTAAGTGCAAATTGTTTTGGAGACTACTACACACGCACAGGACTTGATCTAAAAACAAGAGAGCTTTTAACACTTGTGTATCTTATCTCACTTGGCGGAGCAGAAATCCAAGTAAAAGCTCATATGCAAGGCAATCTTAATATGGGACAAAGCAGAGAAGATTTGCTAAATATCATCGCTGCACTTACACCTTATATTGGCTATCCAAGGGCTTTAAATGCGATAAGTATATTAGATGAAATTTTATTGAAAAAGGTATAG
- a CDS encoding restriction endonuclease subunit S, with protein MSKTKIVNFKDLNIWSVKNFLISLKSNFPLVELKNYIVENKNKIKPFLSPNEAFDILGVNNKEGVYFNETLLGSRIKQPYYQVNSGDIFYNPYRVNVGSIGIVPKEFDLKYTSPAYIVFRTVETKLISEYLVFVLKSEWFNNHLRANTKGSVRQILSFNELKTLTIPLPPLEIQKEIVTKLQTIKNKIKELQLEEEKIKKDIEAYICSTWTQKTKRYGKRKNLYCIF; from the coding sequence ATGAGTAAAACAAAAATTGTTAATTTTAAAGATTTAAACATTTGGAGTGTAAAAAATTTTCTCATTTCATTAAAATCCAATTTTCCATTGGTTGAGTTAAAAAATTATATTGTTGAAAATAAAAATAAAATTAAGCCATTTTTATCTCCGAACGAAGCATTTGATATTCTAGGAGTTAATAATAAAGAAGGTGTGTATTTTAATGAAACGCTATTAGGGTCTAGAATAAAACAGCCATATTATCAAGTAAATAGTGGTGATATTTTTTATAATCCATATAGAGTAAATGTTGGCTCAATAGGTATTGTGCCAAAAGAATTTGATTTAAAATATACAAGCCCAGCATATATTGTATTTAGAACTGTTGAAACAAAATTAATATCAGAATATTTAGTGTTTGTTTTAAAATCAGAATGGTTTAATAATCATTTAAGAGCAAATACAAAAGGGTCTGTAAGACAAATTTTATCATTTAATGAACTCAAAACACTAACAATTCCATTACCACCATTAGAAATTCAAAAAGAAATAGTCACAAAGCTTCAAACTATTAAAAATAAAATTAAAGAATTGCAACTTGAAGAAGAAAAAATCAAAAAAGATATTGAAGCATATATATGTAGCACTTGGACTCAAAAAACCAAAAGATATGGCAAGAGAAAAAATCTTTATTGTATCTTTTAA
- a CDS encoding alpha/beta hydrolase, protein MMSKFLKIFVILLFGGVSMLEANTWDKVFSKSDKVSVQKVSFKNRYGITLVGDLYIPKNADSKKLGAIAISGPFGAVKEQASGFYAQTLAEFGFITLAFDPSFTGESSGEPRNAASPDINTEDFSAAIDFLSNHEKVDPNKIGVLGICGFGGFALNVGSMDTRIKAIVTSTMYDMSRVNAYGYNDSLDKQARYELKKKLNEIRTQDFKNGTFNMSTPLPDKLSGNEPKFVKEYWEYYKTKRGFHKRSINSNGAWNITSSLGFINAPILKFSDEINSAVLLIHGENAHSRYFSEDAFKNLKGDNKELFIVKNANHVDLYDNAKKIPFSKIAQFFKTNLK, encoded by the coding sequence ATGATGAGCAAATTTCTTAAAATTTTTGTGATTTTACTTTTTGGAGGTGTGAGTATGCTAGAGGCAAATACTTGGGACAAGGTTTTTTCTAAAAGTGATAAAGTGAGTGTGCAAAAAGTTAGCTTTAAAAATCGCTATGGCATTACTTTGGTTGGGGATTTATATATCCCAAAAAACGCAGATTCTAAAAAGCTTGGTGCTATTGCTATTAGTGGTCCTTTTGGTGCGGTAAAAGAGCAAGCTTCAGGCTTTTATGCGCAAACTTTAGCTGAATTTGGCTTTATCACTCTAGCTTTCGATCCTTCTTTTACGGGCGAAAGTAGCGGGGAACCAAGAAATGCGGCAAGTCCTGATATTAATACAGAAGATTTTAGCGCGGCAATTGATTTTCTAAGCAATCACGAAAAAGTGGATCCTAATAAAATAGGCGTTTTAGGCATTTGTGGTTTTGGCGGTTTTGCACTAAATGTAGGCTCTATGGATACAAGGATAAAAGCCATTGTAACTTCTACAATGTATGATATGAGTAGAGTTAATGCCTATGGATATAATGATAGCTTAGACAAACAAGCAAGATACGAGCTAAAGAAAAAACTAAATGAAATTCGCACACAAGATTTTAAAAATGGCACTTTTAACATGTCAACTCCATTACCGGATAAACTTAGTGGAAATGAACCAAAATTTGTAAAAGAATATTGGGAATACTACAAAACCAAAAGAGGTTTTCATAAAAGATCGATTAATTCAAATGGTGCATGGAATATCACCTCATCGCTTGGCTTTATCAACGCTCCTATTCTTAAATTTAGCGATGAAATAAATTCAGCGGTGCTTCTTATTCACGGAGAAAACGCACATAGTAGGTATTTTAGCGAAGATGCTTTTAAAAATCTAAAAGGCGATAATAAAGAGCTTTTTATCGTAAAAAATGCCAATCATGTGGATTTATATGATAATGCGAAGAAAATCCCTTTTAGCAAAATTGCGCAATTTTTTAAAACGAATTTAAAATAA
- a CDS encoding glycosyltransferase family 9 protein, translated as MENSPFIDEIHSLNFKKLLKSPKGIMQIRAYCKNCAKFDVVVDMQGLLKSALIGKFLQSDNFVGFSYKSARESLASLFYTHKVKIAYDENILKRNYAVLYDFFSEKPKFSEIIKAKTLGIDEEKIPTNLKEIKEEKSLKILFVLEASIKQKMYPAEKYAKLVSMIKQKICVYVVFNDYENIADEFLKLLESKKIKALKLPRLNFNELKFTLSNMDLVVGPDTGVTHLAWALNSKTITLYGNSNKSSGKNMRNTKLERVLLGNNYVVSKSDDFEINCIEPNEILEKIRNLLLT; from the coding sequence ATAGAAAACTCCCCTTTTATAGACGAAATCCACTCTTTAAATTTCAAAAAACTACTTAAAAGTCCCAAAGGTATCATGCAAATTAGAGCGTATTGTAAAAATTGTGCTAAATTTGATGTGGTTGTTGATATGCAAGGGCTTTTAAAATCCGCACTTATAGGGAAATTTTTACAAAGTGATAATTTTGTAGGTTTTTCTTATAAAAGCGCTAGAGAAAGCTTAGCAAGTTTGTTTTATACACATAAAGTAAAAATCGCTTATGATGAAAATATCTTAAAAAGAAATTATGCGGTTTTGTATGATTTTTTTAGTGAAAAACCTAAATTTAGCGAAATAATCAAAGCAAAAACTTTAGGCATAGATGAAGAAAAAATTCCAACAAATTTAAAAGAAATAAAAGAAGAAAAAAGTTTAAAAATACTTTTTGTCTTAGAAGCGTCCATAAAACAAAAAATGTATCCTGCGGAAAAATACGCAAAATTAGTTAGTATGATAAAGCAAAAAATTTGCGTTTATGTTGTTTTTAATGATTATGAAAATATAGCTGATGAGTTTTTAAAGCTTTTAGAAAGCAAAAAAATCAAAGCCCTTAAACTTCCAAGACTTAATTTCAATGAACTTAAATTCACGCTTAGCAATATGGACTTAGTTGTAGGTCCTGACACTGGTGTAACACACCTTGCTTGGGCACTAAATTCTAAAACCATTACTTTATATGGAAATTCAAATAAAAGTAGCGGAAAAAATATGAGAAATACAAAACTAGAAAGGGTTTTACTTGGAAATAATTATGTGGTTTCTAAGAGTGATGATTTTGAAATAAATTGCATAGAACCAAATGAAATTTTAGAAAAAATTCGAAATTTACTCTTGACTTAG
- a CDS encoding cupin domain-containing protein — MQIVEKAGTHGSFKGDAKIFSGEVKVEMMFKANEWRNFSGGLVEFSKGARSAWHTHPKGQTLIVTEGEIITKAEGQKAIIAKKGDVISCPVGVKHFHGASDTSAGAHIALTSEINGKNVEWLELVSDEEYEKALKEARN, encoded by the coding sequence ATGCAAATAGTAGAAAAAGCAGGAACTCACGGAAGCTTTAAAGGAGATGCTAAAATCTTTAGCGGAGAAGTTAAAGTAGAAATGATGTTTAAGGCAAACGAGTGGAGAAATTTTAGCGGTGGCTTGGTAGAATTTAGTAAAGGTGCTAGAAGTGCGTGGCATACTCACCCTAAAGGACAAACCTTGATCGTAACAGAAGGCGAAATCATCACAAAAGCAGAAGGACAAAAAGCGATAATTGCTAAAAAAGGCGATGTGATAAGCTGTCCTGTGGGAGTGAAGCATTTTCACGGAGCAAGCGATACAAGCGCTGGAGCACACATAGCCCTAACAAGTGAAATAAATGGTAAAAATGTAGAGTGGCTTGAACTTGTAAGCGATGAAGAGTATGAAAAAGCCCTAAAAGAAGCAAGAAATTAA
- a CDS encoding aminoglycoside 6-adenylyltransferase: MQNQEKILRKIKNFALSCEQIRLATLEGSRVNKKAKKDKYQDYDISFFIKLKNLRKFLNLNKNEAIKKAKLPNFVKEFGKVLFYQAPEGFDFYKGGLPKDWVSFLVIFESGVRIDFKFIPLNALKNYYKFEPLSKVLVDKDKRFKKIQNDNAFCIKKPTKKEIDEVTNEFYWLYGYLEKALLRKQFILANSLLNSMRQTLFDMLSFKVGFKFSFEIWLGKENTDILNFLQQKEANFILNSFNTTSLKQIKKVRKKLEILFHKNAKFVAKKSDFKLFPYQKLAKKYCKILRKL; encoded by the coding sequence ATGCAAAATCAAGAAAAAATTCTAAGAAAAATCAAAAATTTTGCCCTTTCGTGTGAGCAAATTCGTCTTGCTACACTTGAGGGATCAAGAGTCAATAAAAAAGCAAAAAAAGATAAATATCAAGACTATGATATTTCATTTTTCATAAAACTTAAGAATTTGAGAAAATTTTTAAATTTAAATAAAAACGAAGCGATTAAAAAAGCGAAATTACCGAACTTTGTCAAAGAATTTGGAAAAGTTTTGTTTTATCAAGCACCGGAGGGCTTTGACTTTTATAAGGGCGGTTTGCCAAAAGATTGGGTGAGTTTTTTGGTGATTTTTGAAAGTGGAGTAAGGATAGATTTTAAATTTATCCCTTTAAACGCATTGAAAAATTACTATAAATTTGAGCCTTTAAGTAAGGTGCTTGTGGATAAAGATAAAAGATTTAAAAAAATACAAAATGATAATGCTTTTTGCATAAAAAAGCCGACAAAAAAGGAAATTGATGAGGTAACTAATGAGTTTTATTGGCTTTATGGTTACTTAGAAAAGGCACTTTTAAGAAAGCAATTTATCTTAGCAAATTCTTTGTTAAATTCTATGCGTCAAACGCTTTTTGATATGCTTAGTTTTAAAGTCGGATTTAAATTTAGTTTTGAAATTTGGCTGGGTAAAGAAAATACTGATATTTTAAATTTTTTACAGCAAAAAGAAGCAAATTTTATCTTAAATTCTTTTAACACTACTTCGCTAAAACAAATCAAAAAAGTAAGAAAAAAGCTTGAAATTTTATTTCACAAAAATGCCAAATTTGTAGCAAAAAAGAGTGATTTTAAGCTTTTTCCTTACCAAAAACTTGCGAAAAAATACTGCAAGATTTTAAGAAAATTGTAA
- a CDS encoding permease, translating into MQVFLDTFKEFLYLFVELSVLFVGISFLIFIINQKYEGIFKKQLGSDKISSYFKAIFLGALTPFCSCSTIPLLKAFLEARVKLSVCLAYLFTSPLINPIIFTMLFVTFGLKLSLIYVVFLVVLIFIISFVFSKFKEESFLKITKNSKPAIFTQNIKNPSNIVFKPKTCCANAQKSDKQKIDFKMLFKESLKSYKKLLPYITIAVLIGAFIHDFIPQEILQKYLSGNEILSIILAAFFGVLLYLRVETIIPIGLVLLQMGISQGVIMSFLIAGAGCSLPELILLKQMFKMKFLLLFVAIILSVAISFGILISFI; encoded by the coding sequence ATGCAAGTATTTTTGGATACTTTTAAAGAATTTTTGTATTTATTTGTTGAACTTTCTGTGCTTTTTGTGGGGATTTCTTTTTTAATTTTCATTATCAATCAAAAATATGAAGGAATTTTTAAAAAGCAACTAGGTAGTGATAAAATTTCAAGCTATTTTAAAGCCATATTTTTAGGCGCTTTAACGCCTTTTTGTTCTTGTTCTACAATACCACTTTTAAAAGCGTTTTTAGAAGCTAGGGTAAAGCTTAGTGTGTGTTTGGCTTATCTTTTTACTTCACCACTCATTAATCCTATTATTTTTACTATGCTTTTTGTTACTTTTGGATTAAAACTTAGTTTGATTTATGTGGTTTTTTTAGTTGTTTTGATTTTTATCATTTCTTTTGTCTTTTCTAAATTTAAAGAAGAAAGTTTTTTAAAAATTACGAAAAATTCAAAACCAGCTATTTTTACTCAAAATATCAAAAATCCAAGCAATATTGTTTTTAAACCAAAAACTTGTTGCGCCAATGCCCAAAAAAGTGATAAGCAAAAAATAGATTTTAAAATGCTTTTCAAAGAAAGTTTAAAATCTTATAAAAAATTATTACCTTATATTACTATTGCAGTGCTTATAGGGGCTTTCATCCATGATTTTATACCGCAAGAAATTTTACAAAAATATTTAAGTGGTAATGAAATTTTAAGTATTATTTTGGCGGCATTTTTTGGAGTTTTGCTTTATTTAAGAGTAGAAACCATCATTCCCATAGGTTTGGTACTCTTGCAAATGGGAATTTCTCAAGGAGTGATTATGAGTTTTTTAATCGCGGGAGCGGGGTGTTCTTTGCCGGAGCTTATTTTACTCAAACAAATGTTTAAGATGAAATTTTTATTGTTATTTGTAGCTATTATTTTAAGCGTAGCCATATCTTTTGGAATTTTAATCAGTTTTATATAA
- a CDS encoding MFS transporter — translation MQNLYQEKLKSFSSEKIIFVLCLGVFGILSTELGMMGIIPIVSQNFSVSISDAGWSVSVFALVITFCAPIVPLLCANFNPKKLMLICLLIFVLSSLIGAFVSEFWQLLIFRAIPAFFHPIYIALALSMAANLALDKKDIPKNVGKIFAAVSAGMVLGVPLTSYLGGKFGFEISMLLFVFLNFLSFIATLFLVPNLKKENKVKIGKQLLILRYPLLWISVLCVVCINAGIWGFYSYFSDFLLSIAKIDFEIISIILALYGFANIIGNNLAPKLLIKNVNLNLIFTLLLMIAFYVLIFNFYSKNAILMLLAFILGVLGGVMNNGTHFLISHPFPKAKDFTNGLFISVANIGLSIGTAICGLVISLSDTRFIAISSIILLSFGILMIFLRGKIQSMRLRF, via the coding sequence ATGCAAAATTTATATCAAGAAAAATTAAAATCTTTTTCTAGCGAAAAAATTATTTTTGTGCTTTGTCTAGGCGTATTTGGAATTTTAAGCACAGAACTTGGTATGATGGGGATCATTCCTATTGTTTCGCAAAATTTTAGCGTAAGCATTTCAGATGCTGGGTGGAGTGTGAGTGTTTTTGCATTAGTAATTACCTTTTGTGCTCCTATTGTTCCACTACTTTGTGCGAATTTTAATCCTAAAAAACTTATGCTTATTTGTCTTTTAATATTTGTTTTAAGCTCCTTAATTGGTGCTTTTGTGAGTGAGTTTTGGCAACTTTTAATTTTTAGAGCTATTCCTGCATTTTTTCATCCTATTTATATAGCCTTAGCTTTAAGTATGGCTGCAAATTTAGCCCTAGATAAAAAAGATATTCCAAAAAATGTAGGCAAAATTTTTGCCGCTGTGAGCGCGGGTATGGTTTTAGGAGTGCCACTGACTAGCTATTTAGGTGGAAAATTTGGCTTTGAAATTTCAATGCTATTGTTTGTGTTTTTAAATTTTTTATCTTTTATCGCCACTTTATTTTTAGTACCAAATTTAAAAAAAGAAAATAAAGTTAAAATAGGCAAACAATTACTCATTTTAAGGTATCCGCTTTTATGGATAAGTGTGCTTTGTGTTGTTTGTATTAATGCTGGAATTTGGGGATTTTATTCTTATTTTTCAGATTTTTTATTAAGTATTGCAAAAATAGATTTTGAAATAATTAGCATTATACTTGCCCTTTATGGTTTTGCAAATATCATAGGTAATAATCTTGCACCAAAATTACTTATAAAAAATGTCAATTTAAATTTGATTTTTACGCTTTTATTGATGATAGCGTTTTATGTGTTGATTTTTAATTTTTATTCCAAAAATGCTATTTTGATGCTTCTAGCTTTTATTTTAGGCGTTTTAGGTGGAGTGATGAATAATGGAACTCATTTTTTAATAAGCCATCCTTTCCCTAAAGCCAAAGATTTTACCAATGGGCTTTTTATAAGCGTTGCAAATATAGGTCTTAGCATTGGGACTGCTATTTGTGGGCTTGTGATTTCTTTGAGCGATACGCGTTTTATTGCGATTAGTTCTATTATTTTATTAAGCTTTGGAATTTTAATGATTTTTTTAAGAGGCAAAATTCAAAGTATGAGATTAAGATTTTAA
- a CDS encoding MerR family transcriptional regulator has protein sequence MAYTIKEVERQTKISSHTLRFWAKKGLFPFVDRDKNGVKYFSQKDIAWVEWVACLRQTGMSIEDIREYVYLFPKGIKTAPRRKKLLEKQYQKIQEDLQNLQIAKEKLEHKLEIYTRMIETGIDELNPQSSQYKGTKELKEKSR, from the coding sequence ATGGCTTACACGATAAAGGAAGTAGAAAGACAAACCAAAATCTCTTCTCACACACTGCGATTCTGGGCAAAAAAGGGCTTGTTTCCCTTTGTGGATAGGGATAAAAATGGAGTGAAATACTTCAGCCAAAAAGACATTGCTTGGGTGGAATGGGTAGCGTGCCTGCGTCAAACTGGCATGAGTATTGAAGATATTAGAGAGTATGTATATCTTTTCCCAAAAGGGATTAAAACCGCACCTAGACGCAAAAAGCTTTTAGAAAAACAATATCAAAAAATTCAAGAAGACTTGCAGAATCTACAAATCGCCAAAGAAAAGCTAGAGCACAAACTAGAGATTTACACGCGCATGATAGAAACTGGCATTGATGAGCTAAACCCACAAAGCAGCCAATACAAAGGCACAAAAGAATTGAAAGAGAAAAGCAGATAA
- a CDS encoding cyclophilin-like fold protein encodes MKKILCFLLLLNTFLLGEQMQIQLLFNGKELRVILEDNEASKQFYNVLPMELEFSDFMKKEKIAHLPKVLNAKGSSAYKPQIGDLFYYVPWGNIGIFYELQNASNDLVYLGKVQGDLEALKAQKADFKMKIVKLK; translated from the coding sequence ATGAAAAAGATTCTATGCTTTTTACTACTTTTAAACACATTTTTACTAGGAGAGCAAATGCAAATACAATTACTTTTTAATGGTAAGGAATTGCGCGTAATTTTAGAGGATAATGAGGCTTCAAAGCAGTTTTATAATGTGCTTCCAATGGAGCTAGAATTTAGCGATTTTATGAAAAAAGAAAAAATCGCACACTTACCCAAAGTGCTAAATGCAAAAGGAAGCAGTGCATATAAGCCTCAAATTGGAGATTTATTCTACTATGTGCCTTGGGGAAATATAGGCATTTTTTATGAATTGCAAAACGCAAGTAATGATTTGGTGTATTTGGGCAAAGTGCAAGGGGATTTGGAAGCTCTAAAAGCCCAAAAAGCTGACTTTAAGATGAAAATTGTGAAACTTAAATAA
- a CDS encoding AAA domain-containing protein, whose product MDVKKFLILIKEKDKTHEVASFQKQDNTILITFNGSEKVYSYSLNNCEIFDKPKLLSTHHVNDTIVCNAELIIQFGKYVKVFFDDGSNELFLANEDKEMSNKADIFGYCQRIAQKIIMPENDTSLLERHYKKIKNIKKDSALYAYLTKQNNAISNKNDYLLFPFGTNQSQYTALQNALNSQISIIEGPPGTGKTQTILNIIANLIVQGKSIAVVSNNNAATQNVFEKLQNYELDYLCATLGNKDNKESFINNQPKIPKHPNTTEENNTLLRHIKSLNSSIQEIFFLQNKKAKEKELLSDFKTQTKHANFTHAQTLPKLSNTLALKLLKIKIALEEVPNISFFHKLKLVFLDRLANFSFFKNTKESILQTLESYFYANSIHELEKSIDLCTKKLVNLNTKKTIKDLQDYSMKFLKNALALRYKKERKIFTFEDLYANSADFLQTYPIVFSTTHSIVNSLNMKNALFDYIIMDESSQVDILTGILALSIAKNAVIVGDKKQLSCIVDTNIIEEVEKLNKEFKIEEAYNYLTHSFLDSITKALNNAPRVLLKEHYRCHPKIIGFCNKKFYNDELLIFSEDNNQKDVIKAILTPKGNHARDRYNLREIEVITKELIPALRHKASSKDIGIITPYVRQKEELERHLDKDSKDIQVDTVHKYQGREKECIIISLVDNQLSNFVDDPKMLNVSITRAKNFLYLVANSEILNTQGNVADFMRYIQYNNFEVTQSSINSIFDLLYNANREAREAYLKNKKRISIYDSENLAYHAILEVLKDYPSLKVANHVRLGLLIKDTSSLNEQEQNYLSSALTHVDFVIYHTMNKEFLLAIEVDGYAFHNKKSKQNQRDMIKNSIFEKCNMPLLRLHTIGSSEKEQIKNELDKQW is encoded by the coding sequence ATGGATGTGAAAAAATTTCTAATTCTTATTAAAGAAAAAGATAAAACACATGAAGTTGCTTCATTTCAAAAACAAGATAATACGATATTGATTACTTTTAATGGATCAGAAAAAGTTTATAGTTATAGTTTAAATAATTGTGAAATTTTTGACAAGCCAAAATTACTATCTACACACCATGTTAATGACACAATAGTTTGCAATGCTGAACTCATTATACAATTTGGAAAATATGTTAAAGTATTTTTTGATGATGGAAGTAATGAATTATTTCTTGCAAATGAAGATAAAGAAATGTCAAATAAAGCTGATATTTTTGGTTATTGCCAACGCATTGCACAAAAAATCATAATGCCGGAAAACGACACTTCCTTGCTTGAACGCCATTATAAAAAAATTAAAAATATCAAAAAAGATTCAGCACTATACGCGTATTTGACAAAGCAAAATAATGCTATATCTAATAAAAATGACTACTTATTATTTCCATTTGGCACTAATCAATCCCAATATACCGCCCTTCAAAATGCACTAAATTCCCAAATCAGCATAATAGAAGGACCTCCTGGCACTGGCAAAACACAAACTATTTTAAATATTATCGCTAATCTCATCGTGCAGGGCAAAAGTATCGCTGTTGTTTCTAATAACAATGCAGCAACACAAAATGTTTTTGAAAAATTACAAAATTATGAGCTTGATTATTTGTGCGCCACATTGGGTAATAAAGACAATAAAGAATCTTTTATCAACAATCAACCAAAAATACCCAAACACCCTAACACCACAGAAGAAAACAACACGCTTTTACGCCATATAAAAAGCCTTAATTCTAGCATTCAAGAAATATTCTTCTTGCAGAATAAAAAAGCAAAAGAAAAAGAACTTTTGAGTGATTTTAAAACACAAACTAAGCACGCTAATTTTACGCATGCCCAAACTCTTCCAAAGCTCTCAAATACATTAGCTCTAAAACTTTTAAAAATAAAAATCGCACTTGAAGAAGTGCCAAATATTTCTTTCTTTCACAAACTAAAACTCGTATTTTTAGATCGATTAGCTAATTTTAGCTTTTTTAAAAATACAAAAGAGAGCATTTTGCAGACTTTAGAATCTTACTTTTATGCTAATTCAATTCATGAGTTAGAAAAAAGCATTGATTTATGCACAAAAAAGCTTGTCAATTTAAATACCAAAAAGACAATAAAAGATTTACAAGATTATTCTATGAAATTTTTAAAAAATGCTTTAGCCTTGCGATACAAAAAAGAGAGGAAAATTTTTACTTTTGAAGATCTATATGCAAATAGTGCTGATTTTTTGCAAACATATCCTATTGTTTTTAGCACGACACATTCTATTGTAAATTCATTGAATATGAAGAATGCCTTATTTGATTACATCATTATGGACGAAAGCTCGCAGGTAGATATACTTACAGGAATATTGGCTTTAAGTATTGCTAAGAATGCTGTTATTGTCGGTGATAAAAAGCAGCTCTCTTGCATTGTTGATACTAATATCATAGAAGAGGTAGAAAAGCTCAATAAAGAATTTAAAATTGAAGAAGCTTATAATTATCTCACCCATAGCTTTTTAGATTCAATAACAAAAGCCCTAAATAATGCCCCAAGAGTTTTACTGAAAGAGCATTATCGTTGTCATCCAAAAATTATTGGATTTTGTAATAAAAAATTCTATAACGATGAATTGCTTATTTTTTCTGAAGATAACAATCAAAAAGATGTTATAAAAGCAATACTTACGCCTAAAGGCAATCACGCGCGAGATCGCTATAATCTAAGAGAAATTGAAGTTATTACAAAAGAGCTTATCCCAGCACTACGCCACAAAGCTTCTTCTAAAGATATAGGTATTATAACGCCTTATGTGAGACAAAAAGAAGAATTAGAGCGACATCTTGACAAAGATAGCAAAGATATACAAGTAGATACCGTGCATAAATATCAAGGCAGAGAAAAAGAGTGCATTATTATCAGTCTTGTTGATAATCAACTGAGCAATTTTGTCGATGATCCCAAAATGCTTAATGTCTCAATCACGAGGGCAAAGAATTTTTTGTATCTTGTAGCTAATAGTGAGATTCTCAATACTCAAGGTAATGTGGCTGATTTTATGCGTTATATCCAATATAATAATTTTGAAGTTACTCAAAGTAGTATAAATTCAATTTTTGATTTGCTTTATAATGCCAATAGAGAAGCAAGAGAAGCCTACCTAAAAAACAAAAAGAGAATTTCTATATATGATTCTGAAAATCTTGCTTATCATGCAATTTTAGAAGTTTTAAAAGATTATCCAAGTTTAAAAGTTGCTAATCATGTCCGACTTGGATTGCTTATCAAAGATACCTCATCTTTAAATGAACAAGAGCAAAACTATCTTAGCTCTGCGCTTACGCATGTTGATTTTGTTATTTATCATACGATGAATAAAGAATTTTTACTTGCTATAGAAGTAGATGGTTATGCCTTTCATAATAAAAAAAGCAAACAAAACCAAAGAGATATGATTAAAAATAGTATTTTTGAAAAATGCAATATGCCCTTATTGCGATTGCATACCATTGGTAGCAGCGAAAAAGAACAAATCAAAAATGAGCTAGACAAACAATGGTAA